The DNA window GGGACCGGCGGCGCGGGCGTTGACCGACAGGCGGGAGGTGATCCCGTAGTCGGTCGCCGTGGACTCCTCGAGCTCGATGAGCTCGACGCTCTTCACGTTCAGCTCGTCACGCAGGATCTCGTCGAACTGGGCCAGGGCCGCGGCATCCCGGATCACGACGCTCAGGCGGGCGAGGGGAAGGCGCACGCGCTTGCCCTCTCGCTTGCGCAGCGCGTTGGCGACGCTGGAGACCACGCGGACGGCGTCCATGGCCCGGCGGGTGTCGCTGGAGGCCGGGAAGGCGTCCGCGTCGGGCCAGTCCTCCAGGTGCACGCTGCGGCCGCCGGTGAGTCCCTGCCAGATGCGCTCGGAGACGAGCGGCAGCAGCGGGGCGGCCACGCGCGTCAGGGTCTCGAGCACCGTGTAGAGCGTGTCGAACGCCTCGGTGCTGCGGTCGTCGCCCGGCACGACGCCGCGCCAGAAGCGATCGCGCGAGCGGCGGATGTACCAGTTGGTCAGCGCCTCGCCGAAGTCGCGCAGGCGCTCGGCGGCCGTGGTCGAGTCGAGCCCCTCGAGGTCAGCGGCGACGTCGCGGACGAGGTCACCGGTCAGGGCGAGGATGTAGCGGTCGAGGACGTCGGTCGAGTCGGTGCGCCACCGCGCCTCGTAGCCGCCGTCGGAGGCGTTGGCGTAGGTGGCGAAGAAGTACCACGAGTTCCACAGCGGGAGCATGAACTCCCGCACGCCCGCGCGGATGCCCTCCTCGGTGACGACGAGGTTGCCGCCGCGCAGCACGGAGCTGGACATGAGGAACCAGCGCATCGCGTCGGAGCCGTCGCGGTCGAACACCTCCGAGACGTCGGGGTAGTTGCGCAGCGACTTCGACATCTTGAGTCCGTCGTTGCCGAGCACGATCCCGTGGCAGCTCACGCCGGTGAAGGCCGGGCGGTCGAAGAGCGCCGTCGACAGCACGTGCATGAGGTAGAACCAGCCGCGGGTCTGCCCGATGTACTCGACGATGAAGTCGGCGGGCGCGTGGGAGTCGAACCACTCGGCGTTCTCGAACGGGTAGTGCACCTGCGCGTAGGGCATGGAGCCGGAGTCGAACCAGACGTCGAAGACGTCCTCGATGCGGCGCATGGTGCTCGCGCCGGTCGGGTCGTCGGGGTTCGGGCGGGTGAGCTCGTCGATGAACGGACGGTGCAGGTCGACCTCGCCCTCCGCGTTGCGCGGCAGGCGGCCGAAGTCCTGCTCCAGCTCCGCGAGGGAGCCGTAGACGTCGACGCGAGGGTGCGCGGGGTCGTCGCTCTTCCACACCGGGATCGGGGAGCCCCAGTAGCGGTTGCGGCTGATCGACCAGTCGCGCGCGCCCTCGAGCCACTTGCCGAACTGGCCGTGCTTGACGTTCTCGGGCACCCACGTGATCTGCTCGTTGTTCGCGAGCATGCGGTCCTTGATCGCGGTCACGCGCACGAACCAGCTCGACACGGCGCGGTAGATCAGGGGGTTCCGGCAGCGCCAGCAATGCGGGTAGGAGTGCTCGTAGCTCGCCTCGCGGAGCAGCCGGCCGCTCTCGCGCAGCAGGCGGATGAGCGGACGGTTCGCGTCCATCCACAGCTCGCCCGCGACGTCCTCGACCTGCGGCAGGAAGCGTCCGCCCTCGTCCAGGCTCATGATGAGAGGGATGCCGGCGGCCTCCGTGACGCGCTGGTCGTCCTCGCCGTAGGCCGGCGCCTGATGGACGATGCCCGTGCCGTCGGAGGTCGTGACGTAGTCGTCGGCGAGGATGCGCCACGCGCGCTGGGTGCCCCAGGTCGCGGCATCCGCGTAGTAGTCGAAGAGGCGGTCGTAGGTGACGTCGACGAGCTCCGAGCCGAGGATCGTGCGCTCGACCGCCGCGGTCGCCTCCTTCGCGGAGGCGTAGCCGAGGTCTTTCGCGTAGTTCGGCAGCAGGTCCTCGGCCAGGAGATACTGGTGCGACTCGGCTTCTGCCAGCGGGTCGTCGCGGTGCACGTCGGCGGCGCCGCCGGGGCCGGCCGACACGACCGCGTAGCGGATGTCGGGGCCGACGGCGAGCGCCAGGTTGGTCGGCAGGGTCCAGGGGGTCGTCGTCCACGCGAGCGCGCGGACGGCGGTGAGGCCGAGGGCCTCGGCCTTCGCGCCGGTGAGGGGGAAGGTGACCGTCACGGAGGGGTCCTGGCGCATCTGGTACACATCGTCGTCCATGCGCAGCTCGTGGCTGGAGAGCGGCGTCTGGTCGCGCCAGCAGTACGGCAGCACGCGGTGGCCCTCGTAGGCGAGACCCTTGTCGTGGATGGTCTTGAAGGCCCAGAGCACCGACTCCATGTACGTGGTGTCGAGGGTCTTGTAGCCGCGCTCGAAGTCGACCCAGCGCGCCTGGCGGGTGACGTAGTCCTGCCACTCGTGGGTGTAGGCCAGGACCGAGGATCGCGCCTTGGCGTTGAACGCGTCGATGCCCATCGACTCGATCTCGTGCTTCTCGGTGATGCCGAGCTGCTTCATCGCCTCGAGCTCGGCGGGCAGGCCGTGGGTGTCCCAGCCGAAGACGCGGTCGACCTTCTTGCCGCGCATGGTCTGGAAGCGGGGGAAGAGGTCCTTGGCGTAGCCGGTGAGGAGGTGTCCGTAGTGGGGCAGGCCGTTCGCGAACGGCGGGCCGTCGTAGAAGACCCACTCGGGGGCACCGTCGCGCTGATCGATCGACGCGCGGAACGTGCCGTCGGCGGCCCAGTAGTCGAGCACCTCGGCCTCGATCTGCGGGAAGCGCGGCGAAGGGACGACGTCGGCGGCCGGGCCGAAGGCGCTCGCGGCGGCCGAGGAGGCGGGGCGGGGGTAGGTCATGTCACTCCAGCAGGTTGCGTCGCTTCCTGCGAGGACGACCCTCCCGTCGGAAGGACCGCGGTACCACCCCGCGTACCCGCCGCGCGCACGCGCCGGATCTCTCGTTCTGCGGCTGTGACGGGCCTGCCCCGTTCGGTTCTACTGAGCCCGTGAGGGCTGTTCTTCCGAAGACTCCCCGGTGATGGCCGGATCGGTGTCTGTGCCTTCATCGTACCGCGAGCGGAGGCAGCGGGGGATGCTGCGGCCCGCGCCGTCGCGGGCGACAGGTCGCGGGAATGCCGGCGGGACGGACGCGGTTGGGCGCGGGGTACCTGCACCGAGTCCATCAACGACCCGGCTGCGTGAAAGGATGGACCTCCGTGACCACGGCTCAGACTCTGAACGCTCCCACCGACCGCCCCGCTGCACCCCGCAAGGTCGCCTGGGCCTCCATGGTCGGGACGTCTCTCGAGTCGTTCGACTTCTACGTCTTCGCCTACTTCTCGGCCTACTTCGTGGGCCCGCTGTTCTTCGAGCCCCTCGGCGAGATCGGCGGCACGGCGCTGGCCTTCCTCACGATCGCGATCGCCTTCGTGGTGCGCCCCATCGGTGCGGTGATCTTCGGCTACATGGGCGACCGCCTCGGCCGCCGCACCACGCTGCTGTGGACGATCGCCATCATGGGCATCTCGACGGGCCTCATCGGCGCTCTGCCCACCTACGCCCAGGCAGGCTGGCTCGGCGCGGTGCTCCTCATCGTGCTGCGCGTCGCACAGGGACTCAGCCTCGGCGGCGAGTGGGGCGGATCGATCCTCATCGCCACGGAGCACGCGAGCCCGGTGAAGCGCGCCTTCTACGCGGCGATCCCCCAGATCGGCTCCCCTGTGGGCTCGATCCTGTCGGCCGGTCTGTTCATCGTCATGACGGTGGCCCTGCCCGCCGAGGAGCTGGCCGCGTGGGGCTGGCGCATCCCGTTCCTCCTCGCCCTCCCCCTGCTGGCCGTCTCGCTGTACCTGCGTCTGAGCATCACCGAGACCCCGGTGTTCCGCGGCGTCGTCGCCGAGGGCCGCCGCGACCGCACGCCGTTCGTGACGATGTTCCGCGAACGTCCCGCGGCCCTCGCCATCGCCGTCGGCGCGGCTCTGCTCGGCATCGGCTCGTATTCGCTGATGAACACGTACACCGTCAACTACGGCGTGACGCAGCTCGGCTTCAGCTTCCAGGACCTCCTGATCGCGACCACCGTCGGCGGCCTGCTGCAGCTCATCACCATCCCGCTGTTCGGCGCGTGGGCGACGCGCATCGGCTCGGCGCGGGTGGTCGCGTGGGGCGCGCTCGGCACCCTGCTGATCGCCTTCCCGATGTACTTCCTGCTGCAGTTCGCCACGTTCCCGATCCTCGTGGCGACGATGATCGTCGGCGGCATCCTGCCGACGATGGCGTGGGCGGCGCTCGGCGGCCTCATGAACGACCTGTTCCCCGACCGGTTCCGCTACTCCGCGCTCTCCTTCGCCTACGCCCTCGCGGCGACGGTGAGCGGCTTCGTGCCGATCATCACCCTGCAGCTGGGCACGGCCACGGACTTCGCGTGGTGGCACCCGGGCGTCATCCTGGTCGTGATGTCGGCCGTCACCCTCGTCGCCGCGCTGGCCGCCGGCCGCCGGACGACCCCGGCGGTAGGCCTTTCGCCGGAGGCGGGCGCTGCGGCCTGATGCGGGGGCCGCGGCCGGAGGCGGGCGCTGACTCCAGCGCGTGAAGCCGGGCCTATCACCACCGGAATGGTGTGCCGAAAGTCAGGGATGTCGCGAAAGTCAGGCGGTTCTCGGCGCCCTCCCCTGACTCTCGTGCCTCCCCTGACTCTCGTGCCTCCCCTGACTCTCGCGCCTCCCCTGACTCTCGCGCCCCACCTGACTCCGGTTCCGGTTCCGGTGGCGCACAGGCCCAGCCCCGGCTCCGGTGGCGCACAGGCTCGGCCCCGGGGCCGAGTGCGGGTGCACGCCCACGCCCATCATCACGCCGCGCGGTGCAACCCCTGGGCGACAGCGCGCATGATGAGATCCTGCACCTCCGGCCAGCGATGGATGATCTGCTGATATCCGACGCGGATGACGTGGTAGCCGCGCAGCATCAGCTCGGCGTCGTGGCGGATGTCCTCCGTGCGCTGCGCACCCACATGTTGCCGACCGTCGATCTGGATGACCAGTCGGTCGCCGATGAGCAGGTCCACGCGATGTCCGACGATCCAGATCTGCGCGCGGATCGGCAGCCGCAGCCACGCCAATCGCACCCGGAAAAGAGTTTCCAGGCCCGAGTCGGACCACGGTGACGCCGCAGCCACGAGAGACCGCATCCGGGCGCTGAGCGGCAGACGAAGGAGAGACTCCCGTTCCGCGAGTCCCTGCTGGAGAGCTGACTCGATCGTGGCGAGCGCCGACTCCGCGGGTTGACACACGCAGATGAGCGCGAGCACGTTCTCGACGGAATCGAAGAGCGCGTGCGGTTCACGGGGGACGACGGGTCTGCCCCAGTGGACCACCGTCCCCCGCGCGACGTCGATGCGCGCACCGTCGGGCGGAGC is part of the Microbacterium lemovicicum genome and encodes:
- the ileS gene encoding isoleucine--tRNA ligase — translated: MTYPRPASSAAASAFGPAADVVPSPRFPQIEAEVLDYWAADGTFRASIDQRDGAPEWVFYDGPPFANGLPHYGHLLTGYAKDLFPRFQTMRGKKVDRVFGWDTHGLPAELEAMKQLGITEKHEIESMGIDAFNAKARSSVLAYTHEWQDYVTRQARWVDFERGYKTLDTTYMESVLWAFKTIHDKGLAYEGHRVLPYCWRDQTPLSSHELRMDDDVYQMRQDPSVTVTFPLTGAKAEALGLTAVRALAWTTTPWTLPTNLALAVGPDIRYAVVSAGPGGAADVHRDDPLAEAESHQYLLAEDLLPNYAKDLGYASAKEATAAVERTILGSELVDVTYDRLFDYYADAATWGTQRAWRILADDYVTTSDGTGIVHQAPAYGEDDQRVTEAAGIPLIMSLDEGGRFLPQVEDVAGELWMDANRPLIRLLRESGRLLREASYEHSYPHCWRCRNPLIYRAVSSWFVRVTAIKDRMLANNEQITWVPENVKHGQFGKWLEGARDWSISRNRYWGSPIPVWKSDDPAHPRVDVYGSLAELEQDFGRLPRNAEGEVDLHRPFIDELTRPNPDDPTGASTMRRIEDVFDVWFDSGSMPYAQVHYPFENAEWFDSHAPADFIVEYIGQTRGWFYLMHVLSTALFDRPAFTGVSCHGIVLGNDGLKMSKSLRNYPDVSEVFDRDGSDAMRWFLMSSSVLRGGNLVVTEEGIRAGVREFMLPLWNSWYFFATYANASDGGYEARWRTDSTDVLDRYILALTGDLVRDVAADLEGLDSTTAAERLRDFGEALTNWYIRRSRDRFWRGVVPGDDRSTEAFDTLYTVLETLTRVAAPLLPLVSERIWQGLTGGRSVHLEDWPDADAFPASSDTRRAMDAVRVVSSVANALRKREGKRVRLPLARLSVVIRDAAALAQFDEILRDELNVKSVELIELEESTATDYGITSRLSVNARAAGPRLGRQVQQAIQAAKAGDWSEVDGVVVAGGLPLQEGEYDLVLETTGRPEGEALALIPGGGFVLLETTTTPELEAEGLARDVIRAVQDTRKNAGFDVSDRIRLHLLFTAEVDGDAVASAFEIADVAGETLAVDHAVSVAGRDVHVPADAPAETWHPVVFGHLPEHVTFVPAGTYANTGGFHVAVTRAEAPA
- a CDS encoding MFS transporter, which translates into the protein MTTAQTLNAPTDRPAAPRKVAWASMVGTSLESFDFYVFAYFSAYFVGPLFFEPLGEIGGTALAFLTIAIAFVVRPIGAVIFGYMGDRLGRRTTLLWTIAIMGISTGLIGALPTYAQAGWLGAVLLIVLRVAQGLSLGGEWGGSILIATEHASPVKRAFYAAIPQIGSPVGSILSAGLFIVMTVALPAEELAAWGWRIPFLLALPLLAVSLYLRLSITETPVFRGVVAEGRRDRTPFVTMFRERPAALAIAVGAALLGIGSYSLMNTYTVNYGVTQLGFSFQDLLIATTVGGLLQLITIPLFGAWATRIGSARVVAWGALGTLLIAFPMYFLLQFATFPILVATMIVGGILPTMAWAALGGLMNDLFPDRFRYSALSFAYALAATVSGFVPIITLQLGTATDFAWWHPGVILVVMSAVTLVAALAAGRRTTPAVGLSPEAGAAA
- a CDS encoding endonuclease domain-containing protein, which encodes MGQHRSDEPSILSAVRSAGGVVRGTILTSAGHRPRAIAALVETGALMRVRRVWLAAPDADPFALAAARGNVVVSCLTQARRMGMWVLGGGPPHVAAPPDGARIDVARGTVVHWGRPVVPREPHALFDSVENVLALICVCQPAESALATIESALQQGLAERESLLRLPLSARMRSLVAAASPWSDSGLETLFRVRLAWLRLPIRAQIWIVGHRVDLLIGDRLVIQIDGRQHVGAQRTEDIRHDAELMLRGYHVIRVGYQQIIHRWPEVQDLIMRAVAQGLHRAA